The following are encoded in a window of Chloroflexota bacterium genomic DNA:
- the mtnA gene encoding S-methyl-5-thioribose-1-phosphate isomerase: MAVPPVIEWRDGAVRILDQRRLPDAIEVLHCTEVPQVMEAIRTLAIRGAPALGMAGAYGVALGAHRYDAETDGPFADHLDRVVEDIAGTRPTAVNLGWAARVVRTAAEPHADDSGAGARAVLERAHALAADNDRRHLELAAHGASLLAPGAQVLHHCNTGPLATGAGFGSALGVIQAAHRQGKISVWVNETRPLLQGARLTTWELDQWGIPYTLITDSMAGHFMQRGVVDAVVVGADRIAANGDVANKIGTYTMAQLAHAHGLPFIVAAPISTIDFDTATGDEIPIEERGAGEVRGHGAARWAPGGAPVANPAFDVTPNELVSAIVTERGIARAPYATTLAAWREPVEAVA; encoded by the coding sequence ATGGCTGTCCCACCGGTGATCGAATGGCGCGACGGCGCCGTGCGCATCCTGGATCAGCGGCGCTTGCCGGACGCGATCGAGGTGCTGCACTGCACCGAGGTGCCGCAGGTCATGGAGGCCATCCGGACCCTGGCCATTCGCGGCGCGCCGGCGCTCGGGATGGCGGGGGCCTATGGGGTGGCCCTGGGAGCGCATCGGTACGACGCCGAGACTGACGGCCCGTTCGCGGACCATCTGGACCGGGTGGTCGAGGACATTGCCGGGACCCGTCCCACGGCTGTGAATCTGGGTTGGGCCGCCCGCGTCGTCCGGACGGCGGCGGAGCCGCACGCCGACGACTCGGGCGCCGGCGCACGCGCGGTGCTCGAGCGCGCGCACGCGTTGGCCGCCGACAACGACCGGCGACACCTCGAGCTGGCGGCGCACGGCGCGAGCCTGCTGGCGCCCGGCGCGCAGGTCCTGCACCACTGCAACACCGGCCCGCTGGCGACCGGCGCCGGGTTCGGCTCGGCCCTGGGGGTGATCCAGGCCGCCCACCGCCAAGGGAAGATTTCGGTATGGGTCAACGAGACGCGGCCACTTTTGCAGGGCGCCCGTTTGACGACCTGGGAGCTGGACCAGTGGGGCATTCCCTACACCCTCATCACGGACAGCATGGCGGGTCACTTCATGCAGCGCGGGGTGGTCGACGCGGTAGTCGTCGGCGCCGACCGCATTGCGGCGAACGGCGACGTGGCCAACAAGATCGGCACCTACACGATGGCGCAGCTGGCTCACGCGCACGGGCTGCCGTTTATCGTCGCCGCGCCCATTTCCACCATCGACTTCGACACCGCGACGGGAGACGAGATCCCTATCGAGGAGCGCGGCGCGGGCGAGGTGCGCGGGCACGGCGCGGCGCGTTGGGCGCCGGGCGGCGCGCCGGTGGCCAATCCGGCCTTCGACGTCACGCCGAACGAGCTTGTGAGCGCCATCGTGACCGAGCGCGGTATCGCGCGGGCGCCGTATGCGACCACGCTGGCCGCCTGGCGGGAACCAGTCGAGGCGGTGGCGTAG
- the mtnP gene encoding S-methyl-5'-thioadenosine phosphorylase, translating to MAGVVGGDARARVGVIGGSGFYQMPGLEDRREVEIDTPFGAPSDSLVVGVLDGVEVAFLPRHGRGHRISPTALNVRANIWALKSLGVEWVLAVSAVGSMRERIPPLDVVIPDQLIDRTRVRPSTFFDEPGLVVHVGMADPLCPHVRSVLADAVGGAGGNVHRGGAYVCIEGPQFSTRAESELYRSWGVDVIGMTALPEARLAREAELCYGVMAMVTDYDVWHESEEPVTAAMVVQNLLANAELALRAVRTAIPEAVRQPRDCECGSALAAGIITAPEAIDPQVRERVALLVERYL from the coding sequence GTGGCCGGCGTGGTCGGTGGAGATGCGCGCGCCCGAGTCGGGGTCATCGGCGGCAGCGGCTTCTATCAGATGCCCGGCCTGGAGGACCGCCGTGAGGTCGAGATCGACACCCCGTTCGGCGCTCCTAGCGACAGCCTGGTCGTGGGCGTGCTCGACGGGGTGGAGGTGGCCTTCCTGCCGCGCCATGGCCGGGGGCACCGAATCTCTCCCACCGCCCTCAACGTGCGCGCCAATATTTGGGCGCTCAAGTCGCTGGGCGTCGAGTGGGTGCTGGCCGTCAGCGCCGTGGGCAGCATGCGCGAGCGCATCCCGCCGCTGGACGTGGTGATTCCCGACCAGCTCATCGACCGCACCCGCGTGCGGCCCTCGACATTCTTCGACGAGCCGGGATTGGTCGTGCACGTGGGGATGGCCGACCCCTTGTGCCCACATGTCCGGAGCGTCCTGGCCGATGCGGTGGGGGGCGCCGGGGGCAACGTCCATCGAGGCGGCGCCTACGTTTGCATCGAAGGGCCGCAGTTCTCCACGCGCGCCGAGTCCGAGCTGTACCGCTCGTGGGGCGTGGACGTGATCGGCATGACCGCGCTGCCCGAGGCGCGCCTGGCCCGCGAGGCAGAGCTTTGCTACGGCGTCATGGCCATGGTCACGGACTACGACGTCTGGCACGAGAGCGAGGAGCCGGTGACGGCCGCCATGGTGGTGCAGAACCTCCTGGCCAACGCCGAGCTGGCGCTGCGGGCGGTGCGGACGGCGATTCCCGAGGCGGTGCGGCAGCCCCGGGACTGCGAGTGCGGCTCGGCGCTCGCCGCGGGCATCATCACCGCGCCGGAGGCCATCGATCCCCAGGTCCGAGAGCGGGTGGCGCTGCTGGTGGAGCGATATCTGTGA
- a CDS encoding PfkB family carbohydrate kinase — protein sequence MSVVIVGTVGIDDIVAPAGQVTRVLGGSGTYAALAARLFAPTALVSVVGTDFPEAHRQLLEARGVDLAGLDVVEGATFRWGGRYHEDLNTRDTEFVELNVVTAFTPRIPATNADYIFVGNIEPGIQLSVMEQLDPAAYVATDSMDHWIRGQSAELAEVFRRSALVVLNDQEARMFSRETRVPKAVGPILALGPQAVAVKLGEYGAVLAHGDEWFSAPGYPLPEVVDPTGAGDAFAGAMLGSLAEAGAFGGGRGGGGGDDPSPQPSPARGRGHADLRRAIVYGSVAASFTVEAFGVERLAAVTREDVEARYAEFKELVAF from the coding sequence GTGAGCGTCGTCATCGTTGGCACCGTCGGCATCGACGACATCGTGGCGCCGGCGGGACAGGTCACGCGGGTCCTGGGCGGGTCGGGGACGTATGCCGCCCTGGCGGCGCGGCTATTTGCCCCAACCGCGCTGGTGAGCGTGGTGGGCACGGATTTCCCGGAAGCCCATCGGCAGTTGCTGGAGGCGCGCGGCGTCGACCTGGCCGGCCTCGACGTGGTGGAGGGCGCGACGTTCCGCTGGGGCGGGCGCTATCACGAGGACCTCAACACGCGCGACACGGAGTTCGTGGAGCTGAACGTCGTCACCGCGTTCACCCCGCGCATCCCCGCGACGAATGCGGACTACATCTTTGTGGGCAACATCGAGCCGGGGATTCAGCTGAGCGTCATGGAGCAGCTAGACCCGGCGGCGTATGTGGCCACGGACTCGATGGACCACTGGATTCGCGGCCAGTCGGCCGAGCTGGCCGAGGTATTTCGCCGCAGCGCGCTGGTGGTGCTCAACGACCAGGAAGCGCGGATGTTCAGCCGCGAGACGCGCGTGCCCAAGGCGGTCGGCCCCATCCTGGCGCTCGGCCCGCAGGCGGTGGCCGTGAAGCTGGGCGAGTACGGTGCGGTGCTGGCGCACGGCGACGAGTGGTTCTCCGCGCCGGGCTATCCCCTGCCCGAGGTCGTGGATCCGACGGGCGCGGGCGACGCCTTTGCCGGCGCCATGCTGGGCAGCTTGGCCGAGGCGGGGGCCTTCGGCGGGGGGCGCGGAGGTGGCGGAGGGGACGACCCCTCACCCCAACCCTCTCCCGCAAGGGGGAGGGGGCACGCCGACCTGCGGCGGGCAATCGTTTATGGCAGCGTCGCGGCGTCGTTTACAGTTGAGGCGTTTGGCGTCGAGCGCCTGGCCGCGGTTACGCGCGAGGATGTGGAAGCCCGTTACGCCGAGTTCAAGGAGCTCGTTGCGTTCTAG
- the ahcY gene encoding adenosylhomocysteinase: MAASDSSFEIADAGLAGLGIRRVQWADQSMPVLASIRERFARERPLDGLRVGACQHVTTETANLMRTLQAGGAEVTLCASNPLSTQDDVAAALVHEYGAATYAINGEDSEVYYDHIESVLNTRPHLTIDDGADLVSTLHTDRTDVIGDVLGGTEETTTGVIRLRAMAEQGVLKYPIVAVNEAMTKHMFDNRYGTGQSTIDGLVRATNILLAGRNVVVGGYGWCGRGLASRAAGMGAHVIVTEVDPVRALEALMDGFRVMPMQEAASVGHVFVTVTGDKHVIDRPHFEAMPDGAILANSGHFDIEINIEALEDMAVEVDEARPFVDEYRLADGRRIFLLAQGRLINLAAAEGHPASVMDMSFANQALAIEYLASNAGDLAPDVYDVSGDIDRRVATLKLEAMGVAIDTLTEEQAAYLSGWQEGT; this comes from the coding sequence ATGGCCGCATCGGATAGCTCGTTCGAGATCGCCGACGCCGGGCTCGCCGGACTCGGCATCCGCCGCGTCCAGTGGGCCGATCAATCCATGCCGGTGCTGGCGAGCATCCGGGAGCGCTTCGCGCGCGAGCGGCCCCTGGACGGTCTGCGCGTCGGCGCTTGCCAGCACGTCACCACCGAAACCGCCAACCTGATGCGCACGCTGCAGGCCGGCGGCGCCGAGGTGACGCTGTGCGCCTCGAACCCGCTGAGCACCCAAGACGATGTCGCGGCCGCCCTCGTCCACGAGTACGGCGCCGCCACCTACGCCATCAACGGCGAGGACTCCGAGGTCTACTACGACCACATCGAATCGGTGCTGAACACGCGCCCGCATCTCACGATCGACGACGGCGCCGACCTGGTCTCGACCTTGCACACGGACCGCACGGACGTCATCGGCGACGTGCTGGGCGGCACCGAGGAGACCACCACCGGCGTCATTCGCCTGCGGGCCATGGCGGAGCAGGGCGTGCTGAAGTACCCCATCGTGGCCGTGAACGAGGCCATGACCAAGCACATGTTCGACAACCGCTACGGCACGGGGCAGTCCACCATCGACGGCTTGGTGCGCGCCACCAACATCCTCCTGGCCGGGCGCAACGTCGTGGTCGGCGGCTACGGCTGGTGCGGGCGCGGGCTGGCCAGCCGCGCGGCCGGCATGGGCGCCCACGTGATCGTCACCGAGGTCGACCCCGTGCGCGCGCTGGAGGCGCTGATGGACGGCTTCCGCGTCATGCCGATGCAGGAGGCGGCGTCGGTGGGACACGTGTTCGTGACCGTGACCGGCGACAAGCACGTGATCGACCGTCCCCACTTCGAGGCCATGCCCGATGGGGCGATCCTGGCCAACTCGGGGCATTTCGACATCGAGATCAATATCGAGGCGCTGGAAGACATGGCGGTGGAGGTCGATGAGGCCCGGCCCTTCGTCGACGAGTATCGGCTGGCCGACGGCCGCCGCATTTTCCTGCTGGCCCAGGGGCGGCTCATCAACCTGGCGGCCGCCGAGGGGCACCCGGCCAGCGTGATGGACATGAGCTTTGCCAACCAGGCGCTGGCGATCGAGTACCTGGCGTCAAACGCCGGCGACCTTGCGCCCGACGTGTACGACGTATCCGGGGACATCGACCGCCGGGTCGCCACGCTGAAGCTGGAGGCGATGGGCGTGGCCATCGACACGCTGACCGAAGAGCAGGCCGCCTACCTGTCCGGCTGGCAGGAAGGGACCTAA
- the metK gene encoding methionine adenosyltransferase → MSNTFMQAPRLLFTSESVTEGHPDKLCDQVSDAVLDAFLAADPESRVACEAATTTGLVLVLGEITSKAPVDVRRVVRDTVREIGYTASEFGFDGETCGVTVALNEQSADIKQGVDEALEVRALDGDYDDIEALGAGDQGMMYGFACDETPELMPAPIALAHRAARRLAQVRKDGTLAWLRPDGKSQITVEYRHGRPARVDSVVIAAQHDPDIGNDAIERAIEESVIREAIPADLLDADTGIIVNGTGRFVVGGPMGDAGLTGRKIIVDTYGGMARHGGGAFSGKDPTKVDRSANYALRWIAKNVVAAGLATRFEVQAAYVIGKAEPLSLNIETYGTGTVSDDRIEAAIRDTFDLRPGAIIRDLDLRRPLYRQVAAYGHFGRDDLDDIPWEQTNRAPELARLVGR, encoded by the coding sequence TTGAGCAATACGTTCATGCAGGCGCCGCGCCTGCTGTTCACGTCGGAGTCGGTGACCGAGGGCCATCCGGACAAGCTCTGCGACCAGGTGTCGGACGCTGTGCTCGACGCGTTCCTGGCCGCCGATCCCGAAAGCCGGGTGGCGTGCGAGGCGGCCACAACTACGGGCCTGGTGCTGGTGCTCGGCGAGATCACTTCGAAGGCCCCCGTCGACGTGCGCCGCGTCGTCCGCGACACCGTGCGCGAGATCGGCTATACGGCCTCCGAGTTTGGCTTCGACGGCGAGACCTGCGGCGTGACGGTGGCTCTGAATGAGCAGTCGGCCGACATCAAGCAAGGCGTGGACGAGGCGCTGGAGGTGCGGGCCCTCGACGGCGACTACGACGACATCGAGGCACTGGGCGCGGGCGACCAGGGAATGATGTATGGCTTCGCCTGCGATGAGACTCCGGAACTGATGCCGGCGCCTATTGCGCTGGCGCATCGCGCCGCGCGGCGGCTGGCCCAGGTGCGCAAGGACGGCACACTGGCCTGGCTGCGGCCCGACGGCAAGTCGCAGATCACCGTGGAATACCGCCACGGGCGGCCCGCGCGGGTCGACAGCGTGGTCATCGCGGCCCAGCACGATCCCGACATCGGCAACGACGCCATCGAGCGCGCCATCGAGGAATCCGTGATCCGCGAGGCGATCCCCGCCGACCTGCTCGACGCCGACACCGGCATCATCGTCAATGGCACCGGACGCTTCGTGGTGGGCGGGCCGATGGGCGACGCGGGTCTTACCGGACGCAAGATCATCGTGGACACCTACGGCGGCATGGCGCGCCACGGGGGCGGCGCTTTCTCCGGCAAGGACCCGACGAAAGTCGACCGCTCGGCGAACTACGCGCTGCGGTGGATCGCGAAGAACGTGGTCGCCGCCGGGCTGGCGACGCGCTTCGAGGTGCAGGCGGCCTATGTGATCGGCAAGGCCGAGCCGCTGTCGCTGAATATTGAGACTTACGGTACGGGCACCGTGTCCGACGATCGCATCGAGGCGGCCATCCGTGACACGTTCGACCTGCGGCCGGGCGCGATCATCCGCGACCTCGACCTGCGCCGTCCGCTCTACCGCCAGGTCGCGGCGTACGGCCACTTCGGCCGCGACGATTTGGACGACATCCCCTGGGAGCAGACCAATCGCGCCCCTGAGCTGGCGCGATTGGTCGGGCGATAG
- a CDS encoding helix-turn-helix transcriptional regulator, with amino-acid sequence MGIAEAVRQLREQRRLSKAELAARCGLAPSYLSRLESGDYKSPTVATLVAIAGGLDVDPRELLVLAGYVPEDLARTRRHLAEESIARVAESAIRSISQTVSASLSPGAIDAVNGTLNVDSALLAERLRDYRRTQGLNLREAARRAGVRPSQVSALEAGKRPAGAPDVVAVLRDGYGMSEPQVDDLLFEVSLSHYLADDLVLSAESRRMTLEFVRLARLRDRQSRQDQAHRT; translated from the coding sequence ATGGGAATCGCTGAAGCCGTCCGTCAGCTCCGCGAGCAGCGACGGTTGTCGAAGGCTGAGCTCGCTGCGCGCTGCGGGCTCGCACCCTCATATCTTTCGCGGCTCGAGAGCGGCGACTACAAGAGTCCAACCGTCGCCACGCTGGTAGCTATTGCCGGCGGGCTGGACGTGGATCCGCGCGAGCTCTTGGTGCTGGCGGGCTATGTGCCGGAGGACCTGGCTCGCACGCGGCGCCACCTGGCGGAAGAATCGATTGCCCGAGTCGCCGAGTCCGCCATTCGCTCGATCTCGCAGACCGTCAGCGCCTCCCTCAGTCCGGGCGCCATCGACGCCGTCAACGGCACGCTGAATGTGGATTCCGCATTACTTGCCGAACGCCTGCGTGACTATCGGCGCACGCAGGGGCTGAACCTGCGCGAGGCGGCCCGCCGCGCCGGCGTGCGCCCCTCCCAGGTGAGCGCCCTGGAAGCCGGCAAGCGCCCCGCCGGCGCCCCCGACGTGGTCGCCGTGCTCCGCGACGGCTACGGCATGAGCGAGCCACAGGTCGACGACCTCCTATTCGAGGTCAGCCTCAGCCACTATCTCGCCGACGATCTCGTGCTGTCGGCCGAGTCGCGCCGCATGACGCTGGAGTTCGTGCGCCTCGCCCGCCTCCGCGACCGCCAGAGCCGCCAAGACCAAGCCCACCGCACCTAG
- a CDS encoding HAD family hydrolase → MTARAPRRRPPNRDAPVVLFDLDETLMPEEPVAMRCIVDTARPAADLHGIDARDLATALREEARKIWHTSPFHGFCNRVGISSWEALWSEFPGDGAELAYLRSWRGAYRLGSWQAALERFGIDNQRLAQQLADAFPPLRAQTHPTFADAVPCLERLSRECRIAVVTNGVRDNQLRKLAGAGVDDLPERIFVSSDFGAGKPSPAFFGHVLHTLSVAPSACVFVGDSVTNDIIGASTCGIATIWVNRDGRTDPRTAVARQEVGNLRDVDIGLIRRLLRDF, encoded by the coding sequence GTGACTGCTCGCGCCCCCCGGCGTCGGCCGCCGAACCGCGACGCCCCGGTCGTGTTGTTCGACCTCGACGAGACCCTCATGCCCGAAGAGCCCGTGGCCATGCGCTGCATCGTGGACACGGCGCGTCCAGCCGCCGACCTGCATGGAATCGACGCCAGGGACCTTGCCACCGCCCTGCGCGAAGAGGCTCGCAAGATCTGGCACACCTCTCCATTCCATGGGTTCTGCAACCGCGTGGGCATCAGCTCGTGGGAAGCGCTGTGGTCCGAGTTTCCCGGCGATGGCGCTGAGCTGGCGTACTTGCGGTCGTGGCGGGGGGCTTACCGGCTCGGCTCGTGGCAAGCGGCGCTGGAACGGTTTGGCATTGACAACCAGCGCCTCGCCCAGCAGCTGGCCGACGCCTTCCCGCCCTTGCGCGCGCAGACCCACCCGACGTTTGCGGATGCCGTGCCCTGCCTCGAGCGACTCTCTCGCGAGTGCCGCATCGCCGTCGTGACCAATGGGGTCCGCGACAACCAGTTGCGCAAGCTCGCCGGGGCCGGAGTCGACGACCTGCCGGAGCGAATCTTCGTCTCGAGCGACTTTGGCGCCGGCAAGCCGTCGCCGGCGTTCTTTGGCCACGTGTTGCACACGCTCAGCGTGGCGCCATCCGCGTGCGTGTTCGTGGGCGACAGCGTGACGAACGACATTATCGGCGCCAGCACCTGCGGCATCGCGACCATTTGGGTCAACCGCGATGGGCGAACCGATCCCCGCACCGCCGTCGCGCGCCAGGAAGTCGGTAACCTGCGCGACGTGGATATCGGCCTGATCCGCCGGCTGCTCCGAGACTTCTGA
- a CDS encoding aconitase X, translating into MPTHTYSCRQIVGGVAEGPALVADTRISFWGGFDPASGEIVEVGNPFEGVNIAGKVLVFRSTKGSSGTSLMLRLAKMAGHAPLAFINTELDELSTLACVALGLPLVTDLDVDPFAAMQTGDIVRVDADRGVIEVSTDRPAAPRREAVSNAPARTTIDLTPDQQAMLDGARGDSRAEHLRLLVEWGEAVGAERLIEVDNVLPGGLFVPNRTLGELPFELIEGYINYTKGCLIDDVGGVTATAHASFMDLERLEQFQPDLRQVPAQRELLDLGRKAGVSMTWTCAPYLVGNVPLSGQVCAWTESHAVVFVNSFLAARTTRNGNESAAAAMATGFVPEFGVLRSEGRGADFVIEVDVELTSDADWGCLGYFAGKVGGLRIPAFTGLPSPRIESARQLCAALATSGGAPMLHLVGVTPEAPTLETALQGREPDETLAFGADELAAVYDTLTTATADEVDLVYFGCPHATLQEVVELAKELRGKTVRDGVTLLVSMSYAIEAQARRLGYAEEIEAAGGRVMTDSCPSNALWRESTRMATPAVKTGSYAPNLLQCEVILAPMPECVRIAETGRRSRSAAALV; encoded by the coding sequence ATGCCGACGCACACCTATAGCTGCCGCCAGATCGTGGGCGGCGTGGCCGAGGGTCCGGCGCTGGTGGCCGACACGCGCATCTCGTTTTGGGGCGGTTTCGACCCCGCGTCGGGCGAGATCGTCGAGGTCGGCAACCCCTTCGAGGGCGTCAACATCGCCGGCAAGGTGCTCGTCTTCCGCTCCACCAAGGGCAGCTCCGGCACCTCGCTCATGCTGCGGCTGGCCAAGATGGCCGGCCACGCGCCGCTGGCCTTCATCAACACCGAGCTCGACGAGTTGAGCACGCTGGCCTGCGTCGCACTCGGCCTGCCATTGGTCACCGACCTCGACGTGGACCCCTTCGCCGCCATGCAGACCGGCGACATCGTGCGCGTGGACGCCGACCGCGGGGTGATCGAGGTGTCCACCGACCGGCCCGCGGCGCCACGGCGCGAAGCGGTGTCGAACGCCCCGGCCCGCACCACCATCGACCTGACCCCCGACCAGCAGGCCATGCTGGACGGCGCTCGCGGCGACTCGCGCGCCGAGCACCTGCGCCTGCTGGTGGAGTGGGGCGAAGCCGTCGGCGCCGAGCGCCTCATCGAAGTGGACAACGTGCTGCCGGGCGGACTGTTCGTCCCCAACCGCACGCTGGGCGAGCTCCCCTTCGAGCTCATCGAGGGCTACATCAACTACACCAAGGGCTGCCTGATCGACGACGTCGGGGGCGTCACCGCCACGGCGCACGCTAGCTTCATGGATCTGGAGCGCCTGGAGCAGTTCCAGCCCGACTTGCGGCAGGTTCCCGCCCAGCGCGAGCTGCTGGACCTCGGGCGTAAAGCCGGCGTCTCGATGACCTGGACCTGCGCGCCCTATCTCGTTGGCAACGTGCCCCTCAGCGGCCAGGTCTGCGCCTGGACCGAGTCGCACGCCGTGGTGTTCGTGAACTCCTTCCTCGCCGCGCGCACCACGCGCAACGGCAACGAGAGCGCGGCCGCCGCCATGGCCACTGGCTTCGTGCCCGAGTTCGGCGTGCTGCGGTCCGAGGGCCGCGGCGCGGACTTCGTCATCGAGGTCGACGTCGAGCTCACGTCGGACGCCGACTGGGGCTGCCTGGGCTACTTCGCCGGCAAGGTCGGCGGGCTCCGCATTCCGGCGTTCACCGGCCTGCCGTCGCCGCGGATCGAGTCGGCCCGCCAACTGTGCGCCGCGCTGGCCACGTCCGGCGGCGCCCCCATGCTGCACCTCGTCGGCGTCACGCCCGAGGCGCCCACGCTGGAAACCGCGCTGCAGGGTCGCGAGCCCGACGAGACGCTGGCCTTCGGCGCGGACGAGTTGGCCGCGGTCTACGACACCCTCACCACGGCCACCGCCGACGAGGTCGACCTGGTCTACTTCGGCTGCCCCCACGCGACCTTGCAGGAGGTGGTGGAGTTGGCCAAGGAGCTCCGCGGCAAAACGGTGCGCGACGGCGTGACGCTGCTGGTGTCCATGTCCTACGCCATCGAGGCGCAGGCGCGCCGCCTCGGCTACGCCGAGGAGATCGAAGCCGCCGGCGGCCGGGTGATGACCGACAGCTGCCCCAGCAATGCCCTTTGGCGCGAGTCGACGCGCATGGCCACCCCGGCCGTCAAGACCGGCTCCTACGCCCCCAACCTGCTGCAGTGCGAGGTGATCCTGGCCCCGATGCCCGAGTGCGTGCGCATCGCCGAAACTGGCCGCCGGTCCCGCTCGGCTGCCGCCCTCGTCTAG
- a CDS encoding GNAT family protein has product MPLPDPADHEPIQGPRLRLRPITPDDLPDLLRWLGDPEVMAFYGRPPSSLVEARGEFLEPSNLPCWRFIIEADGRAVGEIQYGYWYADVTWSAGIDIFIGEPDARDRGLGTEAIRTLLQYLFETKRMRRVAIDPEPSNHRAIRAYEKAGFRFDGVIRRHAKVDDRWADAAFMTILDEEWPAAKARWQAPDDSA; this is encoded by the coding sequence ATGCCTCTCCCCGACCCTGCCGACCACGAACCCATCCAGGGGCCGCGCCTGCGCTTGCGGCCAATCACGCCCGACGACCTTCCGGACCTGCTGCGCTGGCTCGGCGATCCGGAGGTCATGGCCTTCTACGGCCGCCCGCCGTCGAGCCTCGTCGAGGCCCGCGGCGAGTTTCTCGAACCCTCCAACTTGCCCTGCTGGCGATTCATCATCGAGGCCGACGGCCGCGCCGTCGGCGAAATCCAGTACGGCTACTGGTATGCCGATGTCACGTGGTCTGCCGGGATCGACATCTTCATCGGCGAGCCGGATGCCCGAGATCGCGGCCTCGGCACCGAGGCCATTCGCACCTTGCTGCAGTACCTATTCGAGACGAAGCGTATGCGCCGGGTGGCGATCGACCCCGAGCCGTCCAACCACCGCGCCATCCGCGCCTACGAAAAGGCCGGCTTCCGCTTCGACGGCGTCATCCGCCGCCACGCGAAGGTCGACGACCGCTGGGCCGACGCCGCCTTCATGACCATCCTGGACGAGGAGTGGCCCGCAGCCAAGGCCCGTTGGCAAGCGCCCGACGATTCCGCGTGA
- a CDS encoding glycerol-3-phosphate acyltransferase, protein MTAFWLVLMGYLIGSIPIAYLAARLRGHDLLDEGAGGVSGSAAIERLGPVPGAAAGFLDALKPVLVVAVAQRFESYEVSAAAGVAAVGGHIWPITLRWRGGRGIGPAGALLAALGAWQMCLAFAGLVLGRALLRDSAPGALVGFFATAVLLSLTGQSLTIGVTAWVIVGVVVVGRLVGYRKVRTEEDVGLARLMARRFLLDRDEP, encoded by the coding sequence ATGACCGCTTTCTGGCTCGTTTTGATGGGCTACCTGATCGGATCGATTCCGATCGCGTATCTGGCTGCCCGCCTGCGCGGCCACGATTTGCTGGACGAAGGGGCGGGGGGCGTGAGCGGGTCCGCCGCCATCGAGCGGTTGGGACCGGTGCCGGGCGCGGCGGCTGGATTTCTGGATGCGCTCAAACCCGTGCTGGTGGTTGCGGTCGCGCAACGATTCGAGAGCTATGAGGTGTCCGCCGCCGCGGGCGTGGCGGCCGTGGGCGGGCACATCTGGCCCATCACCCTGCGCTGGCGTGGGGGGCGGGGCATAGGTCCGGCCGGCGCGCTGCTGGCGGCGCTGGGGGCCTGGCAGATGTGCCTGGCGTTTGCCGGCCTGGTGCTGGGACGGGCCCTGCTCCGCGACTCGGCGCCCGGCGCCCTGGTGGGGTTTTTTGCCACGGCGGTGCTGCTGTCCCTCACCGGTCAGTCGCTGACCATCGGTGTCACGGCCTGGGTGATCGTGGGAGTGGTGGTGGTGGGCCGCTTGGTCGGGTATCGCAAAGTGCGGACCGAAGAGGACGTGGGCCTGGCCCGGCTGATGGCCCGCCGCTTCCTCCTCGATCGTGACGAGCCCTGA